The nucleotide sequence ATCAAGAGCCTGATTATTCTGGGGTCCGGACACAACATCGCACCGGAACCGATTGAAGAGAAAATCCTGGAACATCTGGCGGGCGCAACGCAAGTCGTGCTGGTTGGAAATGCGCGCGGATACCTGGCAGCGCTGGTGACCGGTAAGGTAAGCGGCGAAAATGTACAGGCCGCGCTTGATGTTGTGAATCCGCTCCTGCCGCATTACAAGCAGGTGCGGGCCTTTCATTTGGTGGGCGATCCGTTCACAATTGAAGGCGGATTGCTGACTGCGAATGGAAAGCTGAAGCGCGACTTGATCGCGGAACGATTTCGCAGCGAGATCGACGGCATGTATCGGGCGACGAAAACGGCATGAACGAATTCAAGGGGCAGGCAATTTCGTGGCAGATCGTGAATGGAGCGATTGAGTTGGCGCTCCATCGTGAACCTTGTAACGAGATTGGGTCGGGAACACTGGAAGAGTTGGAAACGTTTGCGGCCGCGCTGCCGAAACTGGCGGGCGATGCGCATGCGTTGATCGTCCATTCCACGATGAAGGCAGGGTTTTCGGCCGGCGCCGACTTGCGCGAACTATATCAAGGCGCGCAGGGGATGGAGAAGGCCGAGGCGGTGCGAGGCGTCCGGGAATTCCTGCGGCGCATTCACGCGGTGATGAACACGCTGGACGCAGCGCCGCTCACGACGATTGCGGCGGTCCACGGTGTGACGTTTGGCGGCGGATTTGAGTTGGCGCTGGTGTGCGACATTATTATTGCGGACCGGATGGCGCGTTTCTGCTTTCCAGAATTGAGATTGGGCCTGATTCCGGGATTCGGCGGGATTCCCCGTCTGAAACGGGATTTGGGGAATGCTGTGGTACGCGACTTGCTGATGACGGGACGTAGTTTCAATGTCATGAAGGCACAACAGATCGGGTTGGTCAGTCAGATCGCTGCCGAAGGCGAGGCGTTACGCCTGGCGCGCGCGACTGCGGCACAGGTCGGAAAATTTGATCGTCGGACTTCGATGGCAGCGAAAGAGTTCATGAAGCCGATCCCGTATGACGAGTTGAAACGCGAAATCGAAATTTTTTGCGACTTGTTTGCACAGCCGGCCGTCGAAGAAGGATTGCGGAAATTCGTGGAGAACGAGGGCGTGCAGCCGTATTTGCCGTAGGATTTGTAAGTGGTAATTTGTAATTGGTAATTTGTAATTGGTAATTTGGGAACTCATGCCAACTACTGACAACACACTCGACGAGATACTCAGCCTGGCTGCGACACATTTCAAAGTGCCGCGGGAAAAGCTCACGCCCGATGGAGACTTCTTCAAGGCGTTGGGCATCGATAGCCTGCAGGCGCTTGATTTGTTGACACGGCTCGAACAGCACTTTCGGATCGAGTTGCCGGACTACGAGTTGCAAGGCGTATCGGATTTCCGCACGCTGGCGAGCCGGATTCAGGCGCGGCTGTAGAGGCGTTCTCCGCCGAGTCCCAGAGACGCATCGAAAAATCGTTGTTTTTTGGGTATCGCCGGTCCATTGCATGACACGGACATAGATTACTTTCTGATAAACTCTGGTGTCTCTCTGTGACTCTGTGTCTTTGTAGTGAGATAACCGTCTGAATGCTTGATCTCCGTCAATATGCCAGCCTGGGTGCGGCGCTGCGTGATGCGCTGGAACGCTGGCCCAATGTTACCTGCCTGATCGAAGCCGATCGCGATCGCGAGAAGGTGCGGCTTACTTATTCGGACTTTAAAGAGATGGCGCGCCCATTGTGCCGCGCGTTGCAGGACGCTGAGTTCAAGGTTGGAGACCGGGCAGCGATCATCATGACGAATCAGTCGAAGTGGCTGATCTCGGCCTATTCCATCTTCTATTGCGGCGGCGTGCTGGTTCCGCTGGATTACAAGCTGACGGCGGTGGAGCAACTGCAGTTGCTGGCGCACTCGAAGGCGCGATTTTTGATCGTCGAATACTACCTGTGGCGGGCGATGACGCAGGCGCCTGAGTTTTCGAAGTTGCCGGCGGAGATCGTACTGGTCACGGAAGCGCCGGCTGGTGCCGATTTGCGAGGAGCGTATCGCTGGGAGGAATTCCGCCGCAAAGGGGAACCGGAATTTGTGGCGCGGCAGCGTGAAGACACGGCGTGCATCGTGTACTCGTCCGGCACTGGTGGGCGGCCCAAAGGGTGCGTGCTCACCCATGACAATTATCTCGAGCAATGCAGAGCGTTAACGAGTTGGTATCCATTCTGGCCGGGTGTGCGGTATCTGAGTATTCTGCCGACGAACCATGCGATCGACTTCATGGTTGGATTCATTGGCCCGTTTGTCTGCGGGGCGTGTGTGGTGCATTTGCGGACGCTGCGTCCGGAGTTTGTGCGCGATGCGTTTGTCCGATACAGAATTACCTATGTGAGCCTGGTTCCGATGGTGCTCAAGAATCTGGAACGGGGACTGCGCGCGAAGTTTGACGAGCTTCCTCCGTCGAAGCGATTTGTTCTGGACCGGTTGATTGGCCTTAACAAGTTGCTGACCAAAGGCCGGGCGCGC is from Acidobacteriota bacterium and encodes:
- a CDS encoding AMP-binding protein, encoding MLDLRQYASLGAALRDALERWPNVTCLIEADRDREKVRLTYSDFKEMARPLCRALQDAEFKVGDRAAIIMTNQSKWLISAYSIFYCGGVLVPLDYKLTAVEQLQLLAHSKARFLIVEYYLWRAMTQAPEFSKLPAEIVLVTEAPAGADLRGAYRWEEFRRKGEPEFVARQREDTACIVYSSGTGGRPKGCVLTHDNYLEQCRALTSWYPFWPGVRYLSILPTNHAIDFMVGFIGPFVCGACVVHLRTLRPEFVRDAFVRYRITYVSLVPMVLKNLERGLRAKFDELPPSKRFVLDRLIGLNKLLTKGRARVALSRRLLPQVHKAFGGELKALIVGGAFTDPGTMQFFYDLGIPVTCGYGLTEACTAVTLNDLKPFRADTVGKPLPGSELRILSPAEDGIGEVAVKSRAVMSHYLEDPELTAQTIVEGWLLTGDLGRFDGNGHLQLFGRKKNMIVTEGGKNIYPEDVESVFDGLPVKEYCIFAAGYVWPQKKLGSEMLVLVIRLEQGQQFSEALRDDLATRNRRLADYKRVGGYLVWEKDFPRTASMKIKRVELAETIGREVVRESVVEI
- a CDS encoding acyl carrier protein yields the protein MPTTDNTLDEILSLAATHFKVPREKLTPDGDFFKALGIDSLQALDLLTRLEQHFRIELPDYELQGVSDFRTLASRIQARL
- a CDS encoding enoyl-CoA hydratase/isomerase family protein, with amino-acid sequence MNEFKGQAISWQIVNGAIELALHREPCNEIGSGTLEELETFAAALPKLAGDAHALIVHSTMKAGFSAGADLRELYQGAQGMEKAEAVRGVREFLRRIHAVMNTLDAAPLTTIAAVHGVTFGGGFELALVCDIIIADRMARFCFPELRLGLIPGFGGIPRLKRDLGNAVVRDLLMTGRSFNVMKAQQIGLVSQIAAEGEALRLARATAAQVGKFDRRTSMAAKEFMKPIPYDELKREIEIFCDLFAQPAVEEGLRKFVENEGVQPYLP